CCTAGATATAAAACCAAATTATGATGGGAAATATTGCGCTAGGACTTTTAATTTTAAGAATTTTCATTGGAGGAAGAGCAATTTATGGGGTAATTGACAATGTAATCAATTGGGAAAATATGCAAGAATTCGCGGGTTTCCTCGGAGCTCACAAATTCCCTTATCCCATTGTTTCTGCAATATTATCTGTTGCTGTTCAATTATTCTGTGGCTTTTTCCTGTTAGTAGGATGGCAAACCAAATGGGCAGCAATGATTATGTTTATCAATTTCTTGATTGCCATATTTATGGTTCACTTACCAAATGGTGACAGTATTGAGGCTACCACACCAGCATTAGCAATGTTATTTATTTCAGCTACTTTATTTTTCACTGGATCTGGAAAATATTCCATCGATAAGGATTAAGGCAAAATTCTTTGTTTAATGTATTAATTATATAAATCGACTAAACTATGTTTAGCAAATAAGTGCGGTCATGGCTAAATTTGAATGTATCAAAAATTAATTAAATATGAATACAATAAACTTCAAGTACAGTGAGAAGAAAAGAGGCTCGATGGCCATGAAATTTTTACTAATTGGAATTGCAGGAATTGCAGCAACCTATTATATCTGGTTTTTAGCGGACAGGGAATTCCTGATGGGCAAAGTAGCAAGTATTTTTCTTGCTTTGCTTGGTATTGGTTCTTTTATCTACATGAAGTTTACTGGAAACAAGAGTGGGGTTACAGCATTAAGTATTGGCCCAGAAGGAATTAAAGGTGACACAACTCCTATTTCGAAAGCAGGAGGGTTAATTGAATGGACTGACATTACAAATGTTCACTTTTTGGGAAATCAATTGGATATTGAAGTTCATAATCCACAAAAATTCGCTGATAGAATGTCTAATTTCTTCGTCAGAGACACTTACCTTAAAAGCATGAAAGGAGTAATACGCATTTCACTATCAGAAATAGAATACACGGAGAAGGAATTAGCTGATGCTTTGAGTAAATATGCTCAAAATATCAATTCTTAACCAAAATCAATACCCATTTACAGGTAATTTTAACAATAAATAGCAGGGTTGTTTCAAAAAAGTTAGATTTGTTAATACAACAAATATCCTAATATGAAAAAACAACTATTAATCCCTACATTACTTATCGGATGTTCATTATTTTTTGCCTGTGGAAGTTCTACGAAAAATACTGATGAATCTGAAGCAGAAGAGCCTGGTGTTGTTGAAAACATTAGCAATGTTGGAGAGGCTGTAAAAGGGCTTTCGGGTCTAGAAAAAGCCATGAAGGACGTGGAGGCACAAACCAACGCCCTTAAGGCCAAAACTCCAGTAAGCAATGATGACTTAAAGAATGTCTTACCAGAGACATTAGATGGCTTAAAAAGAATGTCAATTCGTGTAGGCGAGAATTCTTCTTTGGGAATTTCTTCAGCAAATGCTACCTATGAAAATGAAGATGGTTCTAAAACCCTAGATATTTCCATAATGGATGGTGCAGGCGAAGCAGCAAGCGCATTGACAGGTCTTGCATTTTACGGTTACAATACAGATTCTGAAGAAATTACGGAAAACACCAAAGAAAGAACAACAGATTTCAAAGGTCAGCGTGCAAAGTTGACTGAAGAAAAATATGATGATGAAATCACTTCTAAAATTGAATGGATCCATAAAAAGAGATATTTAATGAGTATGGAAGGCAAAGGTTATACAATTGATCAGGTGGGAGATCTGATGGATAAAATTGGGACTGGAAATCTACCGGAGTAATTTATCTAATTAAAAAAACAGGTTGGTGAATACACCAACCTGTTTTTTTAATAGATCTAATATAATTTTAAAATTATCCTTTCCTTTTCTTGCTTGACATCACAAACTGTAATTCTCCTCCTTTAGAAATATCATCATGAGAAATCTTATATCCTAAAAGCTCTTTACCATTCCACAGCACTTTACTAACATAAACATTTTTTTCAGATTGATTTTTGGCTATAACCTTTAGGGTTTTACCATTTTCTAATTGAATTTCAGCTGATTTTACCAATGGACTTCCTAGCCAGTACATAGTTTCACCAGGTGCAACGGGATAAAATCCTAGCGAACTAAACAGATACCATGCTGACATCTGTCCACAATCATCGTTCCCCCCTAGTCCTGCTGGTCCATTATGATATTGGTTTCGAATGATCTGACGGACTCTTTCTTGAGCTTTCCAAGGACTATTAGTCATATTGTAAAGGTAGGCAACATGATGGGAAGGTTCATTACCATGCACATAGTTACCAATAATACCTTCACGGGTTATATCTTCAGTTTTTTCAAAGTATTTGTCAGGCAAATGCATCGTAAACAAAGAATCCAAGTAATTTTCAAAGCGTTTTTGTCCCCCCATAGTTTCCATCAATTCCATTGGCTGGTGGGGTACATATAATGAGTAGTTCCATGTATTGCCTTCTATAAATCCTTGTCCATGTGTATCCAACACATCGAATTTCTCCCTGAATACGCCTTTACTATCTTTCGGACGCATGAAACCTATTCGTTCATCATACAAATTTTTCCAATTTTGAGCACGTTTATTGAACTCTGTAGCGATTTCTGTTTTCCCCAATTTCTCAGCTAATTGAGCAATACACCAGTCATCGTAGGCGTACTCTAATGTATTAGATACTGATGTCCCATTTCTATCATCAGGTACATAACCTAAATCCATGTAGTCACCAATACCTTCATATCGTCTTACTGTTGCTGTTTGCACACAGGCATTTAGTGCTGCTTCGGCATCCCCTTTATAAACTCCCTTCATAATAGCATCCACGACTACAGAAACTGAATGATACCCACTCATACACCAGTTTTCATTGGCATAATGAGACCAAATAGGCAACATATTTAAAGCAGATTGTTGCTGATGTGCCATCATAGATGCGACCATATCAGCGTTTCGTTTTGGATCTACGAGATTCAACCAAGGGTGAAACGCTCTAAAGGTATCCCATAATGAAAATGAAGTATAGTTCGTGAACCCCTCAGCTTTATGTACTTCTTGGTCTAGACCTTTGTATTCTCCATTGACATCCATGTAAACCGTTGGCATTAGGTTAGCATGGTAAACAGATGTATAAAAGTTCACTAAATCCTCTTTATTCAACATCTCGACCTTAAATTTCTGCAATTCCTTATTCCAATCAGCCTTACCTTTGGAAACTACCTCTTCAAAATTCCAATTTGGGGTTTCTGCCTGGAGATTTTCCAATGCATTTTTTTGACTCACTGGACTCAGAGCTACTTTCATCATTATTTGTTCTCCTTCTTTAGTATCAAAATCAAGGTGCATTTTGATATTATGAGCTGCTAAATCAGGAAAATTGTCTTCTTGGTTGAATTTCCTCCAGAAACCCTTGTATTGAACATTTTTATCAAGGTATTTGGCACCATAATTCTTGAAAGGTTTAGAGGTCTTAATAGCAAAATAAACTGTTCTAGTCCTTGCCCATCCATTAGTTTGCCTATAACCCGTAATTGTTGAATCATTTAATACTCGGACGAATGTCCAAACGTTCTTGCCATCATAATTGTAGATACCTGAAGTCAAATCCAAAATAAGGTGCGATTGGTCAGATGCAGGAAATGTATATCGATGCATCCCAACTCTTGCACTTGTTGTGAGTTCTGCAAGGATATTATGTTTATCAAGTTTAACTTTATAGTAATTGGCCTCTGCAGTCTCATTATCATGACTATATGGTGATCTATATCCATCTTGCGGACGGTCTGCTGTTCCGGGGTTTAATTGAACCTTCCCTTGAGTAGGCATTACCAAAATATCACCAAGGTCAGAATGTCCTGTGCCAGAAAAATGAGTGTGGCTAAATCCAACTATCGTAGGATCATCATATTGATACCCGGCGCAATACTTATAAACATCTCCAGTATACTGTCCATTTACTGCATAAGGTATGGTATCTGTCTCTGGACTTAATTGAACTGCACCAAATGGAACTGTGGCTCCAGGGAAAGTATGCCCCATTTTGGCCGTTCCAATCAATGGCTTTACATATTGCGTTAGATTGGTTTCCTGAGCATAACCCGAAAAAGGCAATAAGGTTAGAATCAGGAACTTGGTTAGATTAAGATATCTTTTTTTCATGTTATTAAATTACAGGTTTTGAGGCATATTCTGACCAAAGTTCATCAATAGTTTTTCCAGTTTGTTTTGCCCAAAACTCTTCATTATAAGTTCTATCACGCATCGCTTTATCCAATTTTTTGATGAAATTCTTCTTTTTGTTGGTTTCTATCCAATGGAAAAATCTTGCTGTAACACGGTAAGAATCGGTATATTTTTGTTTTTCATTAAACTCAGGTAATCTCCAGTTTCCTTTTTCATTTGCTACACCAAATTTAAATCTGACATAATCAGCGATTCCTTCAGTCACCCACCAAGGACCTGAACCATTTGGATATGCCTGTACAATATGCATGACCTCATGTGTAACCACATCGATATCATAAGGGTTTTTGAGCAGCCAAGCAGGACTATACCGAACTATTCCACCGGCCGTTGCTGCAACCCCATCGTATTCAGGATCAATTACAAAGGTGACCTCCTTACGCGTTTTTTTGTTGAATTTCTTTGCTAGCTTAGGATAATTTGTAAAATAAGCATCAATAAGTTGTTGTTTAGTTTCTGGACTAAAGGTTTTGTCCTTGTTAATCCAAATCAAGGTAAATCCTTTCTTTTCTAAAGTATCAACCTCAACGGCGACTTTTCGGTCTTCATCGGTGTGTTCCCAACTTTGTGCACTCAAATTATTCGATGAGAATGCCAAGGCCAAGGCAGCAAAAAGAGGTATAAATTGTTTTCTCATATTAATATTAGATTTACTCAAAAAGATTATTGCCTCAGCATAAGAATAATGCATTTACAGACAACTAAAACGTTAATCTTGTTATCAAATATATTTAAAAGAATTAGTAAAACACCTTATTTTCTTGTAATAATCTAGTTGAATTTATTAACCCAGGTTCATTTTTCGGGAGAAATCATGCTGTAACTTTAATAAAAAAAGAAGATATGAGTTCAGATGCAAAATTAATGAGTGCAATAATTATATTTATTTTTCCAACGATTGAGTTTGGCGGACATTTCTTATTGCGGTATATGCAGGGAAAATATAAGCACTTACAACTTACCCCATTTCAACAACGCATGTTTAAGTCTGGTCATTCACATGCTGGAGTTTTTACGATTATAGCTTTGATTTGCCAGCTTTTGATTGATCATGCTGGATATGCTGAATCAATGTCCTGGTTTTTAAGGATTGGGTTTATTGCTTCGGCAGTTATTATTTCAGCAGGATTTTTCTTTGGTGCAATGGGCCCTGGGAGAACCAACACAAATAAATGGGCATCATTAATTATTGTGGCAATATTTTTAGTTACTACCTGTATGATTTCTTTGGGAATTGGATTACTGGCAAATAGATAATTTTTTCATGGGTAGGATTTTACAATTAGCGAATCCTATTAAAATTATCGGAATGCGAGGTTTATTAAATGGGCAGTATTAAAAAATATACTGCCCTCTAATTATTTTATTTATAGACTTTTAGAAATTTCATTCATGAGGGTTTTGGCATTATTCAATTCTTCGTTCCACCCATCGAATCTTTGATTTGCCTCCATTTTATGGATTGCAGATTGAAATGCATCCAAACTCTTTTGGTCATTTTTATCTTTTAGAGCCTTCAGTACAATTTGTGCTTTTTCAAAATCCTGAATCCCTTCCAACATTCTTTCATAGCGTATAGAAGATCTTCCTTTAGGATAAACGATATAAGTATCCCCAGCAGGCCAAGTCCTGAATCTTGAGTCTTGCAATGGATTTTCCACCCATGAGTTATATGCCCAACGTAACATCCCATCAAATCCAGTTGCCAAAGCATACCAACCCAAATAAGTGGACTCGGCAGGTTCGGAAAACGTAAATTGATTAGGGAATCCATCTGAACAACAAATATAGAAGGTACTGTTTAATCCCCTATTTTTACGGTCGATAATATCATCTTTAGAGAATGGATGTCCAACAGAAATGCTGATATCTTCAGAATCTGGGAATCTTTGGTAAGTTTTCTGGTTGTCAGCATAGGATATTCCGATTTCAGGAGCAACTTTGTTCAACAAAGCAAAGGCAGCATCCATTTGTTCTCTTTCTCTTTCATCCATGGCTATATTTGTTTTCTCCAACCAACCTTTTGATTTCAGGTGTTTAACAAAATCCTTTAGAAAAGGAGTCCATAGTTCTTCAAAAATTGCAGTTCCAGGTTTTGTTACAACATTAATTAGCTCGTTTTTGGAAGCATCTGTATAATGGATTTCATTGTTCCAAGGAATAATTGAATAACAGTTGATCATATCATTTACCCCAAGGTCCATCATAAACTGCACCCAGCGATCAAAGACAGCATAATCATACGTCCATGAGCCATCACTATTCTTAGTCCACGTGATCATGTCTGCATACGGATCATATGTTTGAACGTTCCAAGGATCTTTGTTTAAAGTGGTAGTTATTACTTTCTGTCCAGCATCGGCTAGCATTTGCATGACCGGTTTTAGTGCTACAAAATGTGCATCGCTCCACATCTCCACCCCTTCTACCCTTGCGACTGCCGATGGATGCTGCCATTGATCCAAATGGTATGACCATTCGGAAGAAGGTGGTAATGTTTGATCGATTACTTCAAGATCCAACGCTAATTGCTGAGGTTGCTGACCCTTTGCAGTGACAGTTACAGTTCCCGTATACAAGCCTGCTTGGGCATCTGATGGAATCTTTACACTTAACCAAACAGGTCTCGAAGTCTTGGATGGTATGTCAAATGATTTTAGATTATCTAACATATCTGGCGACAATGAAGCAGCAAAATCTTCAGGTTTACGATGTCCACAGCCTGGTCCAAATTCATCAGTCATAACATATCTTACAAAGCGAGCATCTGTTGCAGAACTAGCAATCTTGGCCTTATTTTTTGAAACTAGATCAGAAACTTTGACTTGGACATCTGAAATATCAGAACCGGACCACAACAATATCTGCGCAGAAAGTTTTTCACCTTTCCAACCTTCAATCTTTACCCTGTTTTGTTTGTCAATATCTGGAGAAAGAGATTTTGCAAATCTTCTATCTATCGTTACAAATGAAGTTTGTAGTCCAGAAGGCACTTTGGACCAATCAGATTTCACATCATCGGTAGGGTCAGGAAGTTCAACAAAAGTTTCAGATAATGCAGCTTTGGATTGTGAATATACCTCCTGATTAAAAGTTAAGGAAACAGTAAAGGCAAGTAAAATAACCCATTTTGGTTTATTGAATTTCATTTCTATAAGTTTAGTTGAGCTAAGGAAAAGGAATTGTGATTCCTAGAATATGAGATACAATATACGGCATATAATTAAGAATAGAGTTTTTACATTAATTAAGAGCCATAAAAATAATTGTATAAAATTTGTTGCAAACGATTATTTTCATTCTATATTTGTACTTGTTTTTAATGAGTCTAAATAAATAAAGCAACTTCTGAGGAATTTATTCGCCGGTAAATAAATTGTCTTTGAATGAATGATAACTGTTTGGATTAAAAAAAAATACGTCATGCTAAGACGGCAATCAAAGCATGACGCAAAATCTAATATCAGCTGTAACTGGTATTAGTTGATCAAGCTTTAGTTCTTGATCACCTTTAACACTGTATGTATGAAAGGACCTGCAAGATATGAAATTTTGGGTACCTATGCCCCCTATTATCTTGATTTTTTCTTTCATAAACAGTTAATGAATATTAAACATTAACAAACTTTATGAAGTACAAAAACTTAATTAATAAACATCTAGAGATTCATCTCCAAATTTCCTATAATTTAATATTGACCTTCTTATTGAGCGTCTTAACAACAACAACATTTGCTCAAACCGGCATAATTAAAGGAACGATTCATACCCAGAACAATAGACCTGCAAAAAATGTCGTTGTCAAGCTCAATGGAAGCAAAGAGAAAGAAGTTGATTCTTTGGGTCGCTATGAGTTTCACAATCTAGATGCAAAATCTTACGAGGTTACGGTAAAGCATATCAGCTTTGCTAGTCAGGTGTCTACTATCCATTTGAAAGCAGGTGAAACCAGGATTTTGGATTTTATTCTTGAAGATGACAAAAAAACTATTCAAGAAGTCCTAGTGAGTGCAAAGAAACCAATAGTGGAACATCAATTATCAAATTCGCTTCGAGTTCAGGTTCCGCTTTTAGAATTGTCCCAAAATGTGCAGACCATCAATTCAGAGGTTATTGCGAAGCAACAAGCATTCAATCTTTCCGATGGGGTTTTCAGGAATATTAGCGGAGTTAGTAGGCAAACGCACTGGAATGATATGTATGTCAATATTCATATGCGTGGTTCCCAAATTCAAGCATTCAGGAACGGAATGAACATTGTTTCATCATTTTGGAGCCCACTATCTGAAGATATGGCTACTGTAGAAAGGATTGAATTTGTGAAGGGACCGGCTGGTTTTATGATGTCTAGTGGTGATCCAGCGGGGATATACAATATGGTAACAAAAAAGCCAACCGGTATCCAACATGCTGAAGTAACGATGAGCTTAGGGAGTTTCGAAAATTATCGAAGCACATTGGACCTAGATGGGAATCTATCCAAAGATGGGAAATTACTATACCGATTAAATATTGCAGGATCTTCTAAAGCATCTTTTAGACCGAATGAGGACAATAAAAGATTGGTAATAGCTCCTGTTTTATCCTATAAGCTCAACAACAAGACAATAGCTACTTTTGAGTACACCTATCAGAAAGCCAAGATGACTGATGTAGGATCGGGCTATGTTATGTCACCTAATGGTTTTAAGAGCCTTCCCAGAGAGACCACTTTTATCCAAAAAGGAACACAACCTTTTAATGTGGACGAGCATTCGACTTTTTTAACTATCGAACACCAACTAAGTTCTTCTTGGAAATTCACAGCACAAGGATCTTATTTCAACTACAATCAGACCGGTGCTAGCAGTTGGCCAAAAGATATTTTCCCTGATGGGAAAGTAATTCGTAAATCAGATATCTGGGATGCTAAGAGCACGATGGTTTTAGCTCAAGCATTTCTAAATGGAGACTTTGAGACTGGATCTGTTCGTCATTCAGTTTTAGCAGGAATCGACTTAGGAAGTAAGGATTATATTGCCGATTGGAACCAAAGTATCGTATTAGACAGCTTAAACGGTGGCGAATTTGACCCTAAGAACCCAGTTTATGGGTTTGATTTCGGCCCTCAATCTTTTGATCGAAGTTTATCCTTAGAAGAAAGAGCAGCAAGAGGTGGTGGAAGCATGAATACCAAATATAGTTCCGTTTATGTTCAGGATCAGCTAGGATTTTTCGACAACAAATTGCGACTGACCCTAGCTGCACGCTATACTTCAATGGCTGTAGGAACATGGGGCGGCACACCTATTAAAAATGACAAAATTACCCCTAGAGTTGGTGTTTCCTATTCAATCGTCAAAAATACGAGTGTTTATGGGTTATTAGATCAAACATTCCTCCCACAACAAGGGATTTTGTTTGACGGTTCAAAGGTAAAACCTATTACAGGAAACAATTACGAGTTAGGTTTGAAGCGTGATTGGTTTGGTGGAAAATGGAACAGTACACTCTCCTTCTATCAAATCACTAAAAATCACGAGATAACTTCCTATGGTCCCGACCCAAAAATGTCTGTTGAAGTTGGCCAGAAAAAAATAAAGGGTATCGAATTTGATCTCCGAGGAGAAATCACAAAAGGTCTGAACCTAATAGCGAATTATGCCTATACAGATGGAAAAGTTAGCAAAGTAAATGAAGGGGTCGATCAATTTTTTGTAGGGCAAATTCTTGATGGTGCGGATAAACATATAGCCAATCTTTGGATGGATTATGAAATAAGTCAGGGTAAAGCTAAGGGTATAGCCTTCCAATTTGGTGGTTATTCTAATATTGACAGAGCAACTGAATATTATTCTCAAGAATTCAAGGAGCGAAATATCGAAGATTATTTCAGGTTTGATGCTGGTATGGGATATCGCAGAGACAAATTTAGTATCAATCTGAATGTCCAAAATCTATTTGACAAATACCTCATCGATGGAGGTAGTTTTTACACCGATTATTTCAATACAGCAGTTTACTCTTGGCAAGCTGGCGCACCTAGAAATTATAGACTTTCATTCTCATATAAATTTTAAATCATGAAAATAAATTAATCTTAACATTCATTATCAGCTTCGTTGCTGCAAGTCTATGTCAAGCACATGCACTTTGGATAGAAACGTCTTCAGAAGGACAATTAAATAAAAAACACATTGTAAAGGTATTTTACGGTGAATATGCAGAACAATTAATTGATTCTATTGACAATTGGTATTCTGATGTCAAAGATTTCGAAATCTTCTTGACAAGCCCAAAGGGGAATAAAATTAAACTAGATAAGCAAACAAATTCTGATCATTTTGTTTCAGAATTTGTACCCACAGAGGATGGAATCTATACTATTTCGGTCATTCATGGAGCAAAAGAGGCTTATGAGACCATGAGATTTGAGTTCTCTTCAATCGCATTTGTAAAGGTAGGAAAACAAGAAGGAATGACTGGAGAACTTCCCTTTCATTTGAAAAGCCTAAGTAATAGCAAAAAATTAGGTTCTGAAATCAATTTGGCAGTATATGACAATTCTATTCCCCAAAAGGAAACAGAAGTTATTATTATGGGTCCCGAAGGTTGGACAAAAACATTACATAGTGATGCTCTAGGCAAGGTAAGTTTCAAACCAATAATTCCAGGAAAGTATATTATTGAAGCATCAAAAACTGATGAAAAAACTGAGAACTGGAATAACCAAAAGATAGACAAAATCTGGCGAGGTACAACAATAGCAATTCAAGTAAAATAATTTAATCCTTCTCGCACATCAACTCACTTTTGATGTGCGAGATTTTTATTTTAAATCATGATCAGCTTTATATTCCTATTCGTATTTACAGGTAGCTATTTGATCTATTGCAGTAGTAACAAAAATGATCAAAACCCATAATGTTGAAAACACCTTTTTAAGAATAATTCCGTTAAAATACCTGAAACCACTGGGATTAATATTTCTATCAATTGCTGGAATTATTACCTTGAAATATCAAGGTCTTGAGGCAGGTTCATATGCACTAATAGTGTATATAATGGGATCTCTGAGTCTAGTGATCCTTCTAATACCTTATAAAATCCTATCCTGGAAACATTTAATCATAATTTTCATTGTGATCATGTTTCTCGAACTATGCTATGAAAACCAATTCTTAACTCACTATGCCAGCAAATAAAAAATATTTAAGCTCACCAACACAAAGGATTTTGAAGATTTCATCTGGCTTTGTGGGTGGATATATATTAATGATATCATTTCATAATTTCATGGCATTGATATTTGACAAGAGGGACGTAGTTATTATTTCTGGTTTTACTGGATATTTTTTATGGGCCTGCCTACTTTTAATTGCCTTTTTAGGCAAAAACGGTTGGATAGTTTGGTTAGTCTATCTATTACTAGCCTTCATATTTTCTATTCCCTACCTATTTTAAACCTGATTAAATGAATATCAGAAATTACAACATCTATTTCAATACTCATACTATAAGTGGTATAATAATTTGTGCTTTTTTATATGTGATTTTCTTTGCGGGTTCATTTTCCTTTTTCAGAAATGATTTAGCCGCTTGGCAACAGGGTGAATCTTTTTCAACTTTCAACAAAGAAGAAATTAATTACGATTACCTTTTAGACTCCCTTGGAAAAACCATTAATTTAAAGGGCCGTGACATCACCTTTTCTCTTTATCACGATGGCGCTAGATCATACATGAGTTATTCAGATTCTAAAGACAGTCTTGAAAATAAATCTAATTTGGCTAAGATAAATGCTGGAATTGAAGATCGTAATAATTGGCTGAACAGTGATGCAAAATATTTCGGATATAATTTTGTGAATAAAAAGACAGGTAATTATTCAGAAAATTATGATTTAGCAGAATTCTTATATCGATTGCATTTTTTAGCCCAACTCAATGAAGTTCCTATCAATATAGGCATTGGCCCATTTGGATACGTTGTTGCTGGATTGACTTCATTTTTATTTCTGTTCGCACTGATCACAGGCATTTTGTTGCACTGGGAAAAGATTGTCTCCAATTTTTTTATTTTCCGACCATTCAATAAATGGAAAACCGTATGGACAGATATGCATACTGCACTAGGTGTTATTGGCTTTCCATTTCAATTGGTATATGCTATTACTGGAGTTTTTTTGATATTAAATTCGGTCCTGGCCATTCCGTTTGAAAAAATACTTTATAAAGGAGACTCTGAAAAGATGTATACAGAATTAGCATATAATCATAGTAAAAAATTAGAATACTCTTATTCAGAATTGGAATTTATTCCTAAAGTTGAAAAATACGTGAATGAAGTTGGTAAAAAGTGGCCAGAATCTAAACTAACAAGGATAACTGTCCATAATTATGGCGACGCCAACATGCAAATTGTGCTAGAGTCTAGGCCACTTTATGCTCAATATTTCCCAGGCTATGGAATTTACAATGTAAGAGTAAAAGATAACCAGGTTATTGAGGAAAAGTCACCTATGCAGGATGCAACTTTTGTGGACCATGTTAAAAGTTTGTTGTACAGACTTCATTTTGGAGATTACGCGGGTTACCCACTAAAGTTTTTATCCTTTATTATGGGGGTAATGGGTTGCTTAGTTATTTCTTCTGGCATTATGATTTGGCTAGTCGCAAGGGATAAAAACAATGTTAAGCCTGTTAAAAGAAAATTTAATTTCTGGTTGGCAAATGTATACTTGGCAATTTGTTTAAGCATGTTTCCTACAACAGCCATAACTTTCATAGCTGTAAAAATGGGAAAACAGGTCGATCAAGTATATATTTACAAAGTTTACTTTTGGACTTGGTTGATCTTAAGTACTTACTATATTCTCCGCAAAAATTTAAATCGAACTAATAGAGAGACTTTATTTCTAGGAAGTATTACTGGAAATTGTGTTCCTATTGCAAACGGAGTTTATTCTGGAGATTGGATTTGGAAAAGTTTTAGTGAAGGAAAAATTGACCTTTTTGTAGTGGACTTACTTTGGGTAGTGATAGGTCTAATAGGATTAATAATTTATTATCAATCAAATCGTTATTTTAACAACCTAAGAACGAAAATTAAAAAAGTTTAAGACAACAATGTCTCTTTTACTAAGATATATAGACCCACCAATAAAATCATATATCCAAAAGCAACTTTTAGAGATTTGTTAGGAATTTTATCTGCTAAATAGAATCCAATGAATATCCCCAATACTGTTCCTCCGGTGTAACCCAATAATAGATTCCAGTCGAAAAATTCAAATTTTTCAAGATCTCCCATTACTCCAAAGAAGGAATTAATGGTAATTATAATCAACGAT
The Sphingobacterium daejeonense genome window above contains:
- a CDS encoding DoxX family protein produces the protein MMGNIALGLLILRIFIGGRAIYGVIDNVINWENMQEFAGFLGAHKFPYPIVSAILSVAVQLFCGFFLLVGWQTKWAAMIMFINFLIAIFMVHLPNGDSIEATTPALAMLFISATLFFTGSGKYSIDKD
- a CDS encoding STM3941 family protein is translated as MNTINFKYSEKKRGSMAMKFLLIGIAGIAATYYIWFLADREFLMGKVASIFLALLGIGSFIYMKFTGNKSGVTALSIGPEGIKGDTTPISKAGGLIEWTDITNVHFLGNQLDIEVHNPQKFADRMSNFFVRDTYLKSMKGVIRISLSEIEYTEKELADALSKYAQNINS
- a CDS encoding basic secretory protein-like protein, which codes for MRKQFIPLFAALALAFSSNNLSAQSWEHTDEDRKVAVEVDTLEKKGFTLIWINKDKTFSPETKQQLIDAYFTNYPKLAKKFNKKTRKEVTFVIDPEYDGVAATAGGIVRYSPAWLLKNPYDIDVVTHEVMHIVQAYPNGSGPWWVTEGIADYVRFKFGVANEKGNWRLPEFNEKQKYTDSYRVTARFFHWIETNKKKNFIKKLDKAMRDRTYNEEFWAKQTGKTIDELWSEYASKPVI
- a CDS encoding GH92 family glycosyl hydrolase, which translates into the protein MKKRYLNLTKFLILTLLPFSGYAQETNLTQYVKPLIGTAKMGHTFPGATVPFGAVQLSPETDTIPYAVNGQYTGDVYKYCAGYQYDDPTIVGFSHTHFSGTGHSDLGDILVMPTQGKVQLNPGTADRPQDGYRSPYSHDNETAEANYYKVKLDKHNILAELTTSARVGMHRYTFPASDQSHLILDLTSGIYNYDGKNVWTFVRVLNDSTITGYRQTNGWARTRTVYFAIKTSKPFKNYGAKYLDKNVQYKGFWRKFNQEDNFPDLAAHNIKMHLDFDTKEGEQIMMKVALSPVSQKNALENLQAETPNWNFEEVVSKGKADWNKELQKFKVEMLNKEDLVNFYTSVYHANLMPTVYMDVNGEYKGLDQEVHKAEGFTNYTSFSLWDTFRAFHPWLNLVDPKRNADMVASMMAHQQQSALNMLPIWSHYANENWCMSGYHSVSVVVDAIMKGVYKGDAEAALNACVQTATVRRYEGIGDYMDLGYVPDDRNGTSVSNTLEYAYDDWCIAQLAEKLGKTEIATEFNKRAQNWKNLYDERIGFMRPKDSKGVFREKFDVLDTHGQGFIEGNTWNYSLYVPHQPMELMETMGGQKRFENYLDSLFTMHLPDKYFEKTEDITREGIIGNYVHGNEPSHHVAYLYNMTNSPWKAQERVRQIIRNQYHNGPAGLGGNDDCGQMSAWYLFSSLGFYPVAPGETMYWLGSPLVKSAEIQLENGKTLKVIAKNQSEKNVYVSKVLWNGKELLGYKISHDDISKGGELQFVMSSKKRKG
- a CDS encoding DUF4091 domain-containing protein, which codes for MKFNKPKWVILLAFTVSLTFNQEVYSQSKAALSETFVELPDPTDDVKSDWSKVPSGLQTSFVTIDRRFAKSLSPDIDKQNRVKIEGWKGEKLSAQILLWSGSDISDVQVKVSDLVSKNKAKIASSATDARFVRYVMTDEFGPGCGHRKPEDFAASLSPDMLDNLKSFDIPSKTSRPVWLSVKIPSDAQAGLYTGTVTVTAKGQQPQQLALDLEVIDQTLPPSSEWSYHLDQWQHPSAVARVEGVEMWSDAHFVALKPVMQMLADAGQKVITTTLNKDPWNVQTYDPYADMITWTKNSDGSWTYDYAVFDRWVQFMMDLGVNDMINCYSIIPWNNEIHYTDASKNELINVVTKPGTAIFEELWTPFLKDFVKHLKSKGWLEKTNIAMDEREREQMDAAFALLNKVAPEIGISYADNQKTYQRFPDSEDISISVGHPFSKDDIIDRKNRGLNSTFYICCSDGFPNQFTFSEPAESTYLGWYALATGFDGMLRWAYNSWVENPLQDSRFRTWPAGDTYIVYPKGRSSIRYERMLEGIQDFEKAQIVLKALKDKNDQKSLDAFQSAIHKMEANQRFDGWNEELNNAKTLMNEISKSL